One genomic window of Tenacibaculum tangerinum includes the following:
- the glmS gene encoding glutamine--fructose-6-phosphate transaminase (isomerizing): MCGITGYIGHREAYPIVINGLKRLEYRGYDSAGIMMYDGETMHLSKTKGKVSDLEIITNREEQRKKGNIGIGHTRWATHGVPNDVNSHPHFSESGDLVIVHNGIIENYDTIKKELTLRGYQFKSDTDTEVLVNLIEEVKKTEGCKLGKAVQLALTNVIGAYAIAVFDKTKPNELVVARLGSPIAIGVGKNNEEFFVASDASPFIEYTKNAIYLEDGELAIIKRNRGIKVRKIENDKEIDANIQKLQLSLDQIEKGGYDHFMLKEIYEQPKAIRDTYRGRMLPNEGLIRMSGIDDNMSKFLNADRIIIVACGTSWHAGLVGEYLFEDMARIPVEVEYASEFRYRNPIITPKDVVIAISQSGETADTLAAIKLAKSKGAFVFGVCNVVGSSIARETHAGAYTHAGPEIGVASTKAFTTQITVLSLIALKLAQAKGTLSKSAVNAYLQTLQQIPNQVETLLKTNEQAKEIANVYKNAKNCLYLGRGFNFPVALEGALKLKEISYIHAEGYPAAEMKHGPIALIDENMPVFVIATSKGHYEKVVSNIQEIKSRSGKIVAVVTEGDETVKEIADHVIEIPDTEEAFTPLLTTIPLQLLSYHIAVMLGKNVDQPRNLAKSVTVE; encoded by the coding sequence ATGTGTGGAATCACAGGGTATATTGGACACAGAGAAGCTTATCCGATTGTAATTAACGGACTCAAGCGTTTAGAATACAGAGGTTATGATAGTGCTGGAATCATGATGTATGATGGCGAAACGATGCACCTATCTAAAACCAAGGGTAAGGTTTCTGATTTAGAGATTATTACGAATAGAGAAGAGCAACGAAAAAAAGGTAACATAGGTATTGGACATACTAGATGGGCAACTCATGGAGTTCCTAACGATGTAAATTCTCATCCTCACTTTTCTGAGTCTGGAGATTTGGTAATTGTTCATAACGGTATTATTGAGAATTACGACACCATTAAAAAGGAACTAACCTTACGTGGTTACCAATTTAAAAGCGACACAGATACCGAAGTTTTAGTAAATCTTATTGAGGAAGTTAAAAAGACCGAAGGGTGTAAATTAGGAAAAGCAGTTCAGTTAGCATTAACCAATGTGATAGGTGCTTATGCTATTGCTGTTTTCGACAAAACAAAACCCAATGAATTGGTTGTAGCTAGATTGGGAAGTCCTATAGCAATTGGTGTTGGAAAAAATAATGAAGAATTTTTTGTGGCTTCAGATGCCTCTCCTTTTATTGAGTACACAAAAAACGCCATTTACCTAGAAGATGGTGAATTGGCAATTATAAAAAGAAATAGAGGAATTAAAGTTCGTAAAATTGAGAATGATAAAGAAATTGATGCGAACATTCAGAAATTACAATTAAGTCTTGACCAAATTGAAAAAGGTGGTTACGATCACTTTATGCTGAAAGAGATCTATGAGCAACCTAAGGCCATCAGAGATACTTACAGAGGTAGAATGCTGCCAAATGAAGGTTTAATTAGAATGTCTGGTATAGATGATAATATGTCGAAGTTCTTAAATGCTGACAGAATTATTATTGTAGCTTGTGGTACCTCATGGCATGCCGGACTAGTTGGAGAATATCTTTTTGAAGATATGGCTCGTATTCCTGTTGAAGTAGAATATGCTTCTGAATTTAGATACCGTAACCCTATTATAACTCCCAAAGACGTCGTAATTGCGATCTCTCAATCTGGAGAAACCGCCGATACCTTAGCCGCTATTAAACTGGCAAAATCTAAAGGCGCCTTTGTGTTTGGAGTTTGTAATGTAGTGGGTTCTTCTATAGCTAGAGAAACTCATGCTGGGGCGTATACCCATGCTGGTCCAGAAATCGGAGTTGCTTCAACTAAAGCATTCACCACACAAATTACAGTGCTTTCTCTAATTGCTTTAAAGCTAGCACAAGCTAAAGGAACACTGTCTAAATCTGCCGTAAATGCCTATTTACAAACTTTACAGCAAATTCCTAATCAGGTTGAAACACTGTTGAAAACTAATGAGCAGGCTAAAGAGATAGCCAATGTATATAAAAATGCCAAAAACTGTTTGTACCTAGGTAGAGGATTCAATTTTCCTGTTGCCTTAGAAGGAGCTTTAAAGCTGAAAGAAATTTCTTACATCCATGCTGAAGGGTATCCTGCTGCTGAAATGAAACACGGACCGATTGCTTTAATTGATGAAAACATGCCTGTTTTTGTAATTGCAACAAGCAAAGGACATTATGAAAAAGTAGTCAGTAACATTCAAGAAATTAAGTCTAGAAGCGGTAAAATAGTTGCAGTAGTTACTGAGGGCGATGAAACCGTTAAAGAAATAGCCGATCATGTTATTGAAATTCCAGATACTGAAGAGGCTTTTACGCCTTTACTAACTACAATTCCTTTACAACTGTTATCATACCATATAGCAGTTATGTTAGGCAAAAATGTAGATCAACCTAGAAACTTAGCAAAATCGGTAACTGTTGAATAG